A window of the Zeugodacus cucurbitae isolate PBARC_wt_2022May chromosome 4, idZeuCucr1.2, whole genome shotgun sequence genome harbors these coding sequences:
- the LOC105212400 gene encoding uncharacterized protein LOC105212400: MTATMAAKDTNQLTRTNANLIGTNINGHHPIRRQPFRPQPSALVNTIPTTATATALQTTMGRAINIGFADYTHAHHAPQHAGDGGILHERVHQRNEVATGPTRVATCVDSAVVVGDDDEANVDSNGNVFTRRDRVAATAAVAAVAAAVGDVNFPVDTRTGVTTTGGITSMLNAVDVDVDDDESDSFGSMETLSDNVAVWVDGEKHWVAGVDANTTCADLIGALLNYQNAQQLQEKHYQQQQQQPQQHMFNVNSGKHNNTNNNMMGTTSISDGTANTAINQSTLIKTSTHTKENCDPLLAASDELTIGGCLPMALTVPANSGGGALPLCGNRLMHATEYVIVKQHRHCEEYLDGNAKVFDVMPLQEGPSRKECELLLRRLTAANSNNTNNCNGNGNGNNGTFTALPNALHRASSPSLNLNTQVSSLLSTDKDSGMGSPVGSSRSARLRRRKYKSAATVSWLAQANTLHPRVSQRAVAAFSGLGNALTNAQANNGGGSKHIAVIDCGMGEDDDAAADALAGLGGGGDGGGEGVSANERLLKIILAQDETIHRQLALLREKERQISKIEEEKHRVRERELGKNYLLETYLNGLDEAHGEPDLETCTDVALADSPLNEFNDVRVADTGLVHYVDGVGVGVGGGAADDDDGRDDDADVEIYIDEPFQRTTGVTTKATKKDIGTSKVRDFNLDARHSKKLKGDFSGAGGGGGAGVVTGETNKQQDNEKDVEAQLVWLEKIYALNKQLQREEEMLLKLHAKIRKHQVKRAYQTKREVLQQIEKLDAELTLQCCDIRAVESKLHSSNEQLKQKLGVLERLSQEFLQTMETPAAASDAADETVAVANRMPDVINSDERNLATMLPATEVARTRELHDAAVSLQAKQTTEQLAAQESCQLQQCVGTQEAVWQLQKESVDLPQTMHATAAQSNKIKELCELTQTNTNTTTTHMQSAAENSIATTTTRHATTLATKLTATSCTTSSSALSSTAQTTAATTTTPTALSDATTQAESAVFACNMSAASPADEKQATALHLLQPQHLQQQQQQHHQQQQQPQPQQKQLPAASEDDNNSHQCVAADDLLVDAVAAVGGVALPQSNYPISCINQAAIHATSKLPTHPHSVVAAVNLTTPEQAPMPTAATAAVPAAYLTSSATQSAGNITILQQQQPVQLLPQRQYLNYMNGSCVSNDTANNNNSNTNNKNLLAPSHAAHTKTLQKQMFGPKSLNQRQPSAVPPPKTIHISVPAWTTPTAPTATPMHGGAHTGFSMPSSILAPLRPTTPTALSAAPVVPPVVDITQLGTLV, encoded by the exons ATGACAGCGACCATGGCGGCCAAAGATACAAATCAATTGACGCGGACCAACGCCAACCTCATCGGCACCAACATCAACGGTCACCACCCAATCAGGCGGCAGCCATTTCGCCCGCAGCCGTCAGCACTGGTGAATACAATACCAacgacagcaacagcaacagcattgcAAACAACGATGGGCAGAGCGATAAATATTGGTTTTGCCGACTACACACACGCGCACCACGCGCCCCAGCATGCGGGCGACGGTGGAATATTGCATGAAAGGGTGCACCAACGTAATGAAGTGGCCACCGGGCCGACCCGCGTTGCCACATGTGTCGatagcgctgttgttgttggcgatgATGATGAGGCCAATGTCGATAGCAATGGCAACGTATTCACTCGTAGAGATAGAGTCGCCGCCacggctgctgttgctgctgttgctgccgctgTTGGCGATGTTAATTTTCCCGTTGACACGCGCACAGGTGTGACGACGACGGGCGGCATTACGAGTATGCTGAACGCTGTGGACGTTGATGTTGACGATGATGAGAGCGACTCGTTCGGTTCAATGGAGACGCTGTCCGACAATGTGGCTGTTTGGGTGGACGGTGAGAAGCACTGGGTGGCGGGTGTGGACGCGAATACGACGTGTGCGGATTTGATTGGCGCGTTGCTCAATTATCAAAACGCACAGCAATTGCAGGAAAAACactaccagcaacaacaacagcagccacaACAGCATATGTTTAATGTCAACAGCggcaaacacaacaacaccaacaacaatatgatGGGCACTACCAGCATCAGCGATGGCACGGCAAATACAGCCATCAATCAATCAACGTTAATAAAAACATCAACGCATACCAAAGAAAATTGCGATCCATTGCTCGCTGCGAGCGATGAATTGACTATTGGCGGCTGCCTTCCCATGGCGCTAACGGTGCCGGCCAACAGTGGTGGTGGCGCACTACCTCTGTGTGGCAACCGGCTGATGCATGCCACTGAGTACGTCATTGTCAAGCAGCATCGTCACTGTGAAGAATACTTGGATGGCAACGCGAAGGTATTCGATGTGATGCCGTTGCAGGAGGGCCCCTCAAGAAAGGAG TGCGAATTGCTATTGCGTCGCCTTACTgccgccaacagcaacaacacgaacaactgCAATGGTAATGGCAACGGCAACAATGGCACTTTCACTGCATTACCTAATGCGCTGCACCGCGCCAGCTCACCGTCCCTCAATCTCAACACACAGGTCTCTTCGCTGCTGTCCACGGACAAGGATAGTGGCATGGGCAGTCCGGTGGGGAGTTCCCGTAGCGCACGGTTACGTCGCCGCAAATACAAATCAGCCGCTACGGTGAGTTGGTTGGCACAGGCGAACACGTTGCATCCGCGCGTCTCTCAGCGGGCTGTAGCCGCTTTCAGTGGACTCGGCAACGCGCTGACCAACGCACAGGCGAATAATGGTGGTGGGAGCAAGCACATCGCCGTCATCGACTGTGGAATGGGCGAGGATGATGATGCGGCCGCGGACGCGTTGGCTGGTTTAGGCGGAGGCGGCGATGGAGGTGGAGAAGGCGTGAGTGCAAATGAGCGGCTACTGAAAATTATTCTAGCACAGGACGAAACCATTCATCGACAGTTGGCCCTTTTAAG agaaaaAGAGcgacaaatttcgaaaattgaagAGGAGAAGCATCGCGTCCGCGAGCGTGAGCTGGGTAAAAATTACCTACTCGAAACGTACCTGAATGGCCTGGACGAGGCGCACGGCGAACCCGATTTGGAGACGTGCACCGATGTGGCATTGGCCGATAGTCCGCTTAATGAATTCAATGATGTCCGTGTTGCTGATACTGGTCTTGTTCATTACGTCGAtggcgttggcgttggcgttggcgGTGGCGCCGCAGATGACGACGATGGCCGTGATGATGATGCTGACGTGGAGATCTATATTG ACGAACCGTTTCAGCGAACAACGGgagtaacaacaaaagcaacgaaaAAGGATATTGGCACATCAAAAGTGAGGGACTTCAATTTGGATGCACGACACTCGAAGAAATTAAAGGGCGATTTCAGTGGAGCTGGTGGAGGAGGCGGAGCGGGTGTTGTAACAGGCGAAACAAATAAGCAGCAAGACAATGAAAAGGACGTGGAAGCACAACTCGTGTGGCTGGAGAAGATCTACGCGCTCAACAAGCAGCTGCAGCGCGAGGAGGAGATGCTGCTGAAGTTGCATGCGAAGATACGGAAACATCAAGTGAAACGTGCCTACCAAACCAAACGTGAAGTGTTGCAACAAATTGAGAAATTGGACGCCGAGTTGACGTTGCAATGTTGTGACATCCGCGCCGTGGAGAGCAAATTGCACTCGTCCAACGAGCAGCTAAAACAGAAGCTGGGCGTCTTGGAGCGACTGAGTCAGGAGTTTCTGCAGACGATGGAGACGCCGGCGGCGGCGAGCGATGCGGCTGACGAGACGGTAGCGGTTGCTAATCGAATGCCAGATGTAATTAACAGTGACGAGCGCAATCTTGCAACAATGTTGCCTGCCACGGAGGTGGCAAGAACGAGGGAGTTGCACGATGCTGCTGTGTCGTTGCAGGCGAAACAGACGACAGAACAGTTAGCGGCGCAAGAAAGTTGCCAGCTACAGCAATGTGTTGGCACGCAAGAAGCTGTGTGGCAGTTGCAAAAGGAAAGCGTGGACTTGCCACAAACAATGCACGCAACTGCCGCTCAGAGTAATAAAATTAAGGAATTGTGTGAACTAACGCAAACAAAtaccaacacaacaacaactcatatGCAATCAGCTGCAGAAAattcaatagcaacaacaacaacgaggcaTGCAACAACGCTGGCAACAAAACTGACAGCGACAAGCTGTACCACATCATCGTCAGCGTTATCGTCAACCGCACAAACGAcggccgcaacaacaacaacaccaacggcACTCTCAGATGCAACAACACAGGCAGAGTCAGCCGTATTTGCGTGCAACATGTCAGCCGCATCGCCGGCGGATGAAAAGCAAGCCACAGCACTACATCTTCTTCAGCCACAGcatctgcaacaacaacagcagcagcatcatcagcagcagcagcaaccacaACCGCAGCAAAAACAATTACCAGCGGCGTCTGAAGACGACAATAACTCACATCAATGTGTCGCCGCTGATGACTTGCTCGTCGATGCTGTGGCAGCCGTCGGCGGCGTGGCACTTCCGCAAAGCAATTATCCAATTAGTTGCATTAATCAAGCGGCCATACATGCCACCAGTAAGCTGCCAACGCATCCGCACAGTGTTGTTGCAGCTGTAAATTTAACAACGCCGGAGCAAGCTCCAATGCCAACAGCCGCCACAGCGGCTGTGCCAGCCGCCTATTTAACATCTTCAGCAACGCAGTCCGCAGGAAATATAACAAttctccaacaacaacagccagtgCAGTTATTGCCGCAAAGACAATATTTGAACTACATGAATGGTAGCTGCGTAAGCAACGAtactgccaacaacaacaacagcaataccaaCAATAAGAACTTGCTAGCGCCTTCCCATGCCGCCCACACGAAAACGCTGCAGAAACAAATGTTCGGTCCGAAATCTCTCAATCAACGGCAACCATCCGCAGTGCCGCCGCCTAAAACAATACACATCTCAGTGCCAGCGTGGACCACACCTACCGCCCCCACGGCAACGCCCATGCACGGGGGAGCGCACACTGGGTTCAGCATGCCATCATCAATATTAGCACCTCTACGGCCAACGACGCCGACGGCGCTGTCGGCTGCACCTGTGGTTCCTCCGGTTGTGGATATCACACAGTTGGGCACACTGGTCTAA